One Triticum dicoccoides isolate Atlit2015 ecotype Zavitan chromosome 4B, WEW_v2.0, whole genome shotgun sequence genomic window carries:
- the LOC119294232 gene encoding BTB/POZ and MATH domain-containing protein 2-like — protein MANSSSSSVNKPISETSSRCLNECVTAAHNFEVTRYSLLEGMGADKFISSSDFSVDGYDWNIRIYPGGWKEEDNAPYVSAFLNMCSKPTTGVKVKFTLSLLEKDGKVSNLKSETHTFQSNYWGWPKYIEKSKLKELLSRNDDCITIRCVLTVIKEPRTEDSTTVVSVPQSDLQTHFTNMLKDGEGVDVKFNVGGQLFSAHRCVLAARSLVFKAELFGQMKETTKRRIKIGDMEPIIFEALLHFIYTDSWPSNCDLDQNVELQHLLVAADRYGLERLKVICEGKLCQKIDVQTVATTLALAEQHHAAQLKNACLRYLSSQDVLRAVKETDGFKHIIASCPWIMMDILEKVAPPSGV, from the coding sequence ATGGCCAACAGCTCATCTTCTTCAGTTAACAAGCCCATATCCGAGACCTCGTCCAGATGCCTGAACGAGTGCGTCACCGCCGCCCACAACTTCGAGGTGACTAGGTACTCGCTGCTTGAGGGTATGGGTGCCGACAAGTTCATTAGCTCGAGCGATTTCAGCGTCGACGGCTATGACTGGAACATCAGGATCTACCCTGGTGGGTGGAAGGAGGAGGACAACGCTCCCTACGTGTCTGCCTTCTTGAACATGTGTAGTAAGCCAACAACGGGTGTCAAGGTGAAGTTCACTTTGAGTTTGCTGGAGAAAGATGGAAAAGTTAGTAATCTAAAGAGCGAGACACATACCTTTCAGTCGAATTACTGGGGCTGGCCCAAGTATATTGAGAAGTCCAAGCTGAAGGAACTGCTATCCCGCAATGACGACTGCATCACAATCAGGTGTGTTTTGACCGTCATCAAAGAGCCTCGCACGGAAGATAGCACAACTGTAGTCTCGGTCCCGCAGTCAGACCTCCAAACACACTTCACAAACATGTTGAAGGATGGAGAAGGCGTCGATGTGAAATTCAATGTCGGTGGCCAACTGTTCAGCGCGCATAGATGCGTGCTAGCCGCGCGATCCTTGGTGTTCAAGGCCGAGCTCTTTGGTCAGATGAAGGAGACCACCAAGAGACGCATCAAGATAGGTGACATGGAGCCCATCATCTTTGAGGCACTTCTTCACTTCATATACACAGATTCATGGCCTAGTAACTGCGATCTGGATCAGAATGTGGAATTGCAGCACTTGTTGGTTGCCGCAGATCGGTATGGACTAGAGAGGCTAAAGGTCATTTGTGAAGGGAAGCTATGCCAGAAAATTGACGTGCAAACAGTGGCAACCACCCTTGCTTTAGCGGAGCAGCACCACGCCGCGCAGCTCAAGAATGCTTGTCTCAGATACCTTTCTTCACAGGACGTGCTTCGAGCTGTCAAGGAGACTGATGGATTCAAGCACATCATAGCAAGCTGCCCATGGATTATGATGGACATCTTAGAGAAGGTTGCGCCACCGTCAGGAGTATGA